GAAAGGACAGTTCCATCGGGTAAATGGAAATCTTTTCCTGCTTTGATAGCTTTTATCTCATCTATGGAAGGATTGTAATTAGTGACAAATTCTTTTTTTATTTTTCTTTCTTTTTTCTTCTCTTTGATTAGAAAGCCGCAAGTAGGAACACGATGTGATAATGGAAAACAATGTATGTCATAAAAATCAAATGAAAAAGTCTGATGAGAATTTTCCTCGATTACAATGTGTTCGATCGGGTAGGTGTTTTTGTAGCCAGCTTTAGTAAAAGTGAATTCAATAAATTCGTGAACAGCAGGTAGAGCAACTAGACGAAGAGGTTTTACACGTCCGAGGAGATTAAAAGTTTGCAAAAGACCAGGTAATCCAAAAACATGATCTCCATGAAAGTGAGTTATACAGATAGTTTCAATTCGATTGAAGGAGATACGGTGCTTTCTTAAATTAATTTGCGTTCCCTCACCGCAATCCAATAAAATAAAACGCTCAGCTATTTTAAGAAGCTGAGCGCTTGGAAATCTGTTGGGCAAAGGTGTTCCAGAACCAGACCCTAATATGTGTATAACCAAAGACATTAATGTCGCACAAAGACTTTGTTGTATAGAACAGACGTACCCGTTTCGACTTTGATCAAATAAATACCATTATTCAAGCCTTCAATAGGCAATGATATAACTTGAAAACCTGGGATAAAACTTATTTGTCTAGTAATGACATTTTTACCTTGCAAATCGTTAATGGATAAAGAACCGTTTTGTTCAGTATGGGAATAAAATTCGATGTGTAGCATATCATAAGCTGGGTTTGGGTAGACAGAGATGATTGAATTCGCCATATTTTCTAAACCAGCATGAGATTGATCTTTAATAACAATTTTGTACCCTGTAATCGTATCAGGCATTGAAATAGGCATGCCATTGAAATTGGCTTTACCCAAGATTCTAATTCCCAATGGATAAGTTCCAGCTTGACCGACAGCAGGTGTACCAAAAATAACAATGCATCCTTGAGTTCCTCCTAAAATGTAGCAAGTTGGCCTACCACAACTGTAGTTGAAACCTGATGGCAGACCAATGATACCCAACACACCAATAGAGTCAATATGAACAGTGTTTCCGTATAGTTGAGTATCAGCTGGTATGACAGCATAAATCACAGCTTGGTATGGTTGAGTTTCGGCACCTACCGGTAAGTTTGTTGTTGTATCAGGATAAAGACCAGGCGTGGTTAAATTAGGATTAGGTGTACACGGTTGGGCATTTACATATAGAATGCCCATCAACATGATAAATGAAATGGAAAAAAACTTTTTCATGGCTTTTTCTTTTATGCAAATATAAGACGTTCTTTTTTTGCAAGTAGTTATATTAAAGTTCATAATTTTACACATGAATTATCTGATGCATGTCTTTCTGAGCGGTAATGATCCACTAATTCAGATTGGAAACTTTGTGGCAGACCATGTTAAAGGATCTAGGTGGAATGATTTTTATCCTGAAAAGCTTATGAAAGGAATTTTTTTCCATAGGCAAATCGACAGATTTAGTGATACGCATATGGCAGTTAAAAAGGCTGTTGAACTTATTAGTCCATACTTTATTCATTATTCAAGTGTAGTAGTTGACATTTATTTTGATCATTTTTTAATTCTTTATTGGGATAATTATTCAAAAGATGATTTAAAAGTTTTTGTTCAAAATTTTTATAGAATAATTGAGGAAAATTACAGCATATTACCTGAAAAAAGCAAAAAAATATCACAAAAAATTATACAAACTAACTGGTTAATGAAACCAGCTGATTTAGATGGACTCAAAGAAATATTTGTTTCTTTAAAAAAGAGAACGTCTTTTGAGAATAAGATCGAACTAGCACCAGAGAAACTTGTCATACACTATCATGCGATCGAAGGATGTTTTTTACAATTTATGCCAGACATTCTTCATTTTGCTGAATTGCATAAACGATATTTTGCAGGTTGAATTATAATTTTGTAAAAATTTCATGACGGATATCTACTTTTTGGTTTTTATCATTATTGATGTTTTGATAATTTTCCTATATCAACTTGCTGATTTGCTAGATATTGTTACATGGAAAAAAGAAATTCCTGTATTTTTTGCTCAGAAGTATTCTGTTGTTGAATATGAGCGAGCAAAGAAGTATGAAAAAACAAAATTCTGGTTGGCTTTTTTTGAAAATTTAACACTTTTTGCGCTGGTTTTATTTCTTATACTGAGTGGAATAATAGTCCAGATCGATACTTTGCTGTCGGGTACTACGAGTCATCCTTACTGGCATTCCATGTTTTTTTTCATGTTATTGATTTTCTCTTTGTGGTTATACAAATTACCTTTTCATTATTATTTTGTATTTTTCATTGAAGAAAAGTTTGGTTTTAATCGTTCAACACGCCGTTTGTTTTTTAGGGATGAAATCCTTGGATTATTGCTAAGTATGCTTATCTTTTTTCTGTTGGGTGGGGCAGTAATATATCTTTATGTTTATCAATTTCAAATTTTTTCTTGGATAGCATGGATTGTAGTTATCATTTATTCTTTGTTTTTCTCTATTTTTTACAGCGATTTGATTGTGCCATTATTTTACCATCAAAAGCCTCTTGAAGATAATAAACTAAAAAATGATATCCAGTTTGCTTTTCAATCAGTTGGCTTTAATGTGAGTGATATATATGTCATAGATAGCAGTAAAAGAACAGCGAAAGCTAATGCTTATTTTACAGGTTGGGGAAAGAAAAAAAGAATTGTGCTTTATGATAATCTCTTGAAGTTACTTGAACCCAACGAAATTATTGCTGTATTATTTCATGAATTGGGACACTTCAAAAACAGGCACATTTTTATATCCTTTCTCATCTTTGTAATATATTCGGGAGTTGTGTTATTTGCTTTTCAGCAAAGTGCTTTTTGGATTAGTAATGTTTTCCATGTGAAGCCATATTTTCACTATGTTTTGTTTGGATTTTTAGTATTTTTTTACCCTATGCATTCCCTTGTTGAAACTATGATTTTGTGGCTTTCGAGGAAATTCGAACTTGCTTCTGATGCATTTGTTGCACGTCATGGCTACGATCAATATTTAATTGATGGACTTGTTAAACTTTCATCTACTCATCTTGCCAATTTACATCCTCACCCATTGAAAGTGTGGTTGACCTACTCCCATCCTCCTATAGTTCAGAGAATAAATCATATAATTTCATTAAAGCCGAATACAAAAGAATGAAAAATATAGTATTATACACATCTCGACGTTACATTCTTTTGGGCATGATCATATTCGTGGCAAGCGTGTTTTTGATTAAACTTTTTTATATGCAAGTTATTTCAGATAAATATAAAAGATTGTCGGAATTAAACAGTGTCAGGTATGTGTATGAATATCCAGCGAGAGGTTTGATATACGATCGATATGGCCATTTGCTCGTTTTCAACAAAGCCTCGTTTGATATTATGGTTGTCCCAGGGGATATTGAAGCATTAGATACATCTAAATTGCTAGAAATTCTTTCAATAAGCAAAGATGAGTTTTTGCGTCGTTTAAATAAGGCAAAAAAATACTCGCGTTTCACACCAAGTGTATTTGAAGCAAATATAAATGAAGAAGTTTATAGTAAGTTTCAAGAAAAAAAGTATTTATTTAAGGGCTTTTATATTCAGGGAAGAACCATCAGAGTTTATCCTTACGTCACAGCACCTCACTTACTAGGATATCTTGGTGAAGTTTCTTCCCAAAAGCTCGAAGAAGACAAATATTATCAGCCCGGAGAATACATTGGTATATCGGGTCTTGAAGAATATTACGAGAAAGAGTTGCGAGGAGTGAAAGGATTAAGGGTGATGGAAGTAGACGTGCATAATAGGATTAAAGGTAGTTACAGAAATGGCGAATTAGATAAAAAACCTATTCCTGGTAAAGATCTTTACACCACTATTGATCTTGATTTACAAATGTATGGGGAAAAACTTATGCAAAATAAGCGTGGAGCTATTGTTGCTATAGAACCACAAACAGGAGAAGTGCTAGCCATGGTTTCCAGTCCATTTTATGATCCCAATTTACTGGTTGGGAGAGAACGTTCGAATAATTACCTTATGCTTATGAAAGATTCGGTTAATCATCCATTGTATAACAGAGCTATAATGACTAAATATCCGCCCGGAAGTGTATTTAAAGTGGTTAATGCACTTGCTGCCTTGCAGATGAAGTTTATTGAAAGAAACACTTCTTTCTCTTGTTATGGATCTTATCCTTTAGGAAAAGATCATGACATTGACTGTCACGTTCACCCCAGTCCACTAAATTTGCCTGGAGCAATCCAATACAGTTGCAATACTTATTTTTGCTATGTTTTTAAAAAGTTCGTGGATAATTCGCAGTTCTCTTCTAGTAGGGAAGGTTATGCTAAATGGAAAGAATACATTAATAAAATGGGTTTTGGTCATCCATTAGGAATAGATTTGCCCAATGAATTTGGTGGAAATGTTGCTGACGTATCATATTATGATCGAATGAAAGGGACAAAAAACTGGTATGCTAACTCCATCATGTCTGTAGCCATTGGACAAGGCGAAATAGGTGCTACCCCTCTTCAGCTAGCCAATTTGGCGTGTATTATAGCAAATAAAGGTTATTACATCATTCCCCATGTTGTTAGAGCCATCGGTTCACCTGATTCGTTACTTAAATTCCCACGTGTAGACATAGGAATTGATAGTGCTCTTTATATTCCAGTCATAGAAGGCATGGAACTTGCAGTTTTAGGAGGGACCGCACGGGTAGCACAGATTCCTAACATAAGTGTTTGTGGGAAAACAGGAACAGCACAAGATCCACCCAGAAAAAACCATTCTGTTTTTATTGCTTTTGCGCCCAAAAATAAGCCTCGTATTGCCATAGCTGTCTTAGTTGAGAATTCAGGTTTTGGAGCAGAATGGGCAGCTCCTATTGCCAGTTTGATGATAGAATACTTTTTAAATAGAAAAATTACTAGAAAAGACCTGGAGCAAAAAATAATTAACGCCAAACTTTTAAATCCCTACCTATGAGTGATAAAATTCTGAATATACGACAACTTGATATTTGGCTTATGATAACCTACTTGGTGCTAGTTGCAATTGGATGGCTAAGCATTTTTTCTTCAACTTATGCGGGCGAAGATTTTGATTTTTTAAATCTTAGCAA
This is a stretch of genomic DNA from Bacteroidales bacterium. It encodes these proteins:
- a CDS encoding ribonuclease Z — translated: MSLVIHILGSGSGTPLPNRFPSAQLLKIAERFILLDCGEGTQINLRKHRISFNRIETICITHFHGDHVFGLPGLLQTFNLLGRVKPLRLVALPAVHEFIEFTFTKAGYKNTYPIEHIVIEENSHQTFSFDFYDIHCFPLSHRVPTCGFLIKEKKKERKIKKEFVTNYNPSIDEIKAIKAGKDFHLPDGTVLSNELITISPPEPLSYAYVTDTGFDETIIPYIHGATALYHEATYLSDQVSGAYEKKHSTAAEAAYIAKLADVKKLIIGHFSSRYKDLCLFYKEAQSIFPHTELALDGKVIILP
- a CDS encoding acyl carrier protein phosphodiesterase — its product is MNYLMHVFLSGNDPLIQIGNFVADHVKGSRWNDFYPEKLMKGIFFHRQIDRFSDTHMAVKKAVELISPYFIHYSSVVVDIYFDHFLILYWDNYSKDDLKVFVQNFYRIIEENYSILPEKSKKISQKIIQTNWLMKPADLDGLKEIFVSLKKRTSFENKIELAPEKLVIHYHAIEGCFLQFMPDILHFAELHKRYFAG
- a CDS encoding T9SS type A sorting domain-containing protein, which translates into the protein MKKFFSISFIMLMGILYVNAQPCTPNPNLTTPGLYPDTTTNLPVGAETQPYQAVIYAVIPADTQLYGNTVHIDSIGVLGIIGLPSGFNYSCGRPTCYILGGTQGCIVIFGTPAVGQAGTYPLGIRILGKANFNGMPISMPDTITGYKIVIKDQSHAGLENMANSIISVYPNPAYDMLHIEFYSHTEQNGSLSINDLQGKNVITRQISFIPGFQVISLPIEGLNNGIYLIKVETGTSVLYNKVFVRH
- a CDS encoding M48 family metallopeptidase, whose translation is MTDIYFLVFIIIDVLIIFLYQLADLLDIVTWKKEIPVFFAQKYSVVEYERAKKYEKTKFWLAFFENLTLFALVLFLILSGIIVQIDTLLSGTTSHPYWHSMFFFMLLIFSLWLYKLPFHYYFVFFIEEKFGFNRSTRRLFFRDEILGLLLSMLIFFLLGGAVIYLYVYQFQIFSWIAWIVVIIYSLFFSIFYSDLIVPLFYHQKPLEDNKLKNDIQFAFQSVGFNVSDIYVIDSSKRTAKANAYFTGWGKKKRIVLYDNLLKLLEPNEIIAVLFHELGHFKNRHIFISFLIFVIYSGVVLFAFQQSAFWISNVFHVKPYFHYVLFGFLVFFYPMHSLVETMILWLSRKFELASDAFVARHGYDQYLIDGLVKLSSTHLANLHPHPLKVWLTYSHPPIVQRINHIISLKPNTKE
- the mrdA gene encoding penicillin-binding protein 2; this translates as MKNIVLYTSRRYILLGMIIFVASVFLIKLFYMQVISDKYKRLSELNSVRYVYEYPARGLIYDRYGHLLVFNKASFDIMVVPGDIEALDTSKLLEILSISKDEFLRRLNKAKKYSRFTPSVFEANINEEVYSKFQEKKYLFKGFYIQGRTIRVYPYVTAPHLLGYLGEVSSQKLEEDKYYQPGEYIGISGLEEYYEKELRGVKGLRVMEVDVHNRIKGSYRNGELDKKPIPGKDLYTTIDLDLQMYGEKLMQNKRGAIVAIEPQTGEVLAMVSSPFYDPNLLVGRERSNNYLMLMKDSVNHPLYNRAIMTKYPPGSVFKVVNALAALQMKFIERNTSFSCYGSYPLGKDHDIDCHVHPSPLNLPGAIQYSCNTYFCYVFKKFVDNSQFSSSREGYAKWKEYINKMGFGHPLGIDLPNEFGGNVADVSYYDRMKGTKNWYANSIMSVAIGQGEIGATPLQLANLACIIANKGYYIIPHVVRAIGSPDSLLKFPRVDIGIDSALYIPVIEGMELAVLGGTARVAQIPNISVCGKTGTAQDPPRKNHSVFIAFAPKNKPRIAIAVLVENSGFGAEWAAPIASLMIEYFLNRKITRKDLEQKIINAKLLNPYL